The Shewanella japonica genome has a window encoding:
- a CDS encoding acyl-CoA dehydrogenase, translating to MTVLILVLIALLVLFGVRNLRMRFITRPVFSFFKKVLPPLSSTEKEAMEAGDVWWEGELFRGKPDWNMLHNYGKPQLTADEQDFIDNQVMTALTMIDDHDIVNNRKDLPPELWDYFKKEGFFALIIPKKFGGREFSAYANSTIVSKIATRSISAAVTVMVPNSLGPGELLTHYGTQEQKERWLPALAKGEELPCFALTGPEAGSDAGAIPDSGIVCRREFNGEETLGLSLTWNKRYITLAPVATVLGLAFQMRDPDGLLGDTVNLGITCALIPTDHQGVEIGRRHNPLMMAFMNGTTSGEDVFIPLDWIIGGPQFAGKGWRMLVECLSAGRGISLPALATASGHMATKTTTAYSFVRQQFGMPIGKFEGVQEALARIIANTYQLEAARCLTTTGIDLKVKPSVVTAIAKYHMTELGRDVVEDAMDIQSGKGIQLGTKNYLGHAYMASPISITVEGANILTRSLMIFGQGATRCHPYVLAEMETAAMEDQKAAINRFDALLMGHMGYAARNGFMAFFNALTASKTNSAPVSGTTQQYYRDMSRLSSGLAIMTDLSMLIMGGDLKRKEMISARMGDVLSQLYLASATLKQFEDNGRQQDDLPIVHYVMTQRLHLAAEALQQAIRNFPSKFVGILLKLVIFPLGNHFNAPTDKQATVLADNFLQPSPARDRITFLCAEFEGDKSGIAEVEQAFLAKYACKQLFKRLKKAQKAGELTPKQPTLTLFAQALEKGVINDEEHAQLVDADTKRLAAINVDDFESL from the coding sequence ATGACTGTCCTCATACTCGTATTAATAGCACTGCTAGTGCTATTTGGTGTTCGAAATTTACGTATGCGTTTTATCACGCGACCTGTATTTAGCTTCTTTAAAAAAGTGTTACCCCCTCTGTCCAGTACAGAGAAAGAAGCCATGGAAGCTGGAGATGTTTGGTGGGAAGGAGAGTTATTCCGCGGTAAACCTGATTGGAATATGCTTCACAATTATGGCAAACCTCAATTAACGGCAGATGAGCAAGACTTTATCGACAATCAAGTCATGACAGCGCTCACCATGATTGATGATCATGACATTGTTAATAACCGTAAAGATTTACCTCCTGAATTATGGGATTACTTTAAGAAAGAAGGCTTCTTTGCACTTATCATTCCTAAAAAGTTTGGTGGTCGAGAGTTTTCTGCATACGCCAATTCGACCATTGTCAGTAAAATTGCCACGCGCAGTATTAGTGCTGCCGTAACCGTTATGGTGCCAAACTCATTAGGCCCAGGTGAATTACTAACGCATTATGGCACTCAAGAGCAAAAAGAACGTTGGTTACCAGCGCTTGCTAAAGGTGAAGAGTTACCTTGTTTTGCATTAACAGGTCCTGAGGCTGGGTCGGATGCTGGTGCTATTCCTGATTCTGGTATTGTTTGTCGCCGTGAGTTTAATGGTGAAGAAACACTCGGGTTAAGCCTAACTTGGAATAAACGATACATCACACTAGCACCTGTAGCGACAGTGCTTGGTTTAGCATTCCAAATGCGCGATCCTGATGGGTTACTTGGTGATACAGTTAACTTAGGTATAACTTGTGCGTTAATTCCGACTGATCACCAAGGTGTAGAAATTGGTCGTCGTCATAACCCGTTAATGATGGCATTTATGAACGGAACGACAAGTGGCGAAGATGTGTTTATTCCGCTTGATTGGATTATTGGTGGGCCACAATTTGCAGGTAAGGGCTGGCGAATGCTTGTTGAGTGTTTATCAGCTGGGCGTGGTATTTCATTGCCTGCGCTGGCGACCGCTTCTGGTCATATGGCCACTAAGACGACTACAGCTTATAGTTTTGTAAGACAACAATTTGGCATGCCAATTGGTAAGTTTGAAGGTGTTCAAGAAGCTTTAGCACGTATTATTGCCAATACATATCAACTGGAAGCTGCACGTTGTTTGACTACGACAGGAATTGATTTAAAAGTTAAACCTTCGGTTGTTACAGCAATTGCTAAATATCATATGACTGAGTTAGGTCGTGATGTAGTTGAAGATGCAATGGACATTCAATCAGGTAAAGGGATCCAGCTGGGTACTAAAAACTATCTTGGTCATGCATATATGGCAAGTCCCATCTCAATTACGGTTGAAGGGGCAAATATTTTAACGCGTTCGTTAATGATATTTGGTCAAGGTGCAACCCGTTGTCATCCATATGTGCTCGCTGAAATGGAAACAGCAGCAATGGAAGATCAAAAAGCGGCTATCAACCGATTTGATGCTTTACTCATGGGACATATGGGCTATGCTGCTCGTAATGGCTTTATGGCGTTTTTTAATGCGCTAACAGCAAGTAAAACGAATTCAGCGCCAGTGAGTGGTACAACACAGCAGTATTACCGTGATATGAGCCGTTTATCTTCTGGTTTAGCTATCATGACTGATTTATCTATGTTGATCATGGGTGGCGATCTGAAACGTAAAGAAATGATTTCTGCACGAATGGGCGATGTATTAAGTCAGTTGTATTTAGCGTCAGCGACGTTAAAGCAATTTGAAGATAATGGTCGTCAACAAGATGATTTGCCGATTGTTCATTATGTGATGACACAGCGCCTCCATTTAGCTGCTGAAGCATTGCAACAAGCTATCCGTAACTTCCCGAGTAAGTTTGTGGGCATTTTATTAAAGCTAGTGATATTCCCATTAGGCAATCATTTTAATGCGCCAACGGATAAGCAAGCGACAGTGTTAGCTGATAACTTCTTACAACCTTCTCCTGCTCGTGATCGAATTACTTTCTTATGTGCAGAATTTGAAGGTGATAAGAGCGGCATAGCAGAAGTCGAACAAGCATTTTTAGCTAAATACGCTTGCAAGCAGTTATTTAAACGATTAAAGAAAGCGCAAAAGGCCGGAGAGTTAACGCCTAAACAGCCTACATTAACGTTATTTGCTCAAGCATTAGAGAAAGGGGTTATCAATGATGAAGAGCATGCTCAACTTGTTGATGCAGATACCAAACGTTTAGCTGCTATCAATGTTGATGACTTTGAAAGTCTATAG
- a CDS encoding M2 family metallopeptidase, with product MNQPFKQPSKIAIVISVVLGLTACQQAEEEIITSTVKVTQQSASISTESAIAFINEAEAELAQLSVEGARTEWVYSNFITEDTAAMSAAIGEKLTSRSVYFATEAAKYADVKLDPINARKLHILRSSLVLPAPLDPAKNAELAQISSELNGLYGKGKYCFADGRCMTQPELSALMADSKDPAILLEAWQGWREIAKPMRPLFKREVELANEGARDLGFTDLSELWRSQYDMKPDDFSNELDRLWGDIKPLYDSLHCYVRGELNEQYGDTIVPNQGPIPAHLLGNMWAQQWGTIYDSVAPQDADPGYDVTALLEENQYDEIKMVKQAEGFFSSLGFSPLPDTFWTRSLFVQPKDRDVVCHASAWDLDNEDDIRIKMCIQKTAEDFTVIHHELGHNYYQRAYKNQPHLFKGSANDGFHEAIGDTIALSITPSYLKQIGLLEQVPDESKDIGLLLKQALDKIAFMPFGLMIDQWRWKVFNGEISPEQYNQAWWDLREKYQGVAAPIARTEADFDPGAKYHVPGNVPYTRYFLAHVLQFQFHQSLCEIAGNEGPVHRCSIYGNKDAGHKLNEMLEAGLSQPWPEALNIVTGTKAMDANAVLDYFAPLHVWLDKQNQSKSRQCGW from the coding sequence ATGAACCAGCCTTTTAAACAGCCGTCTAAAATTGCAATCGTCATTTCAGTCGTATTGGGATTAACAGCATGCCAGCAAGCTGAAGAAGAAATCATTACATCAACCGTAAAAGTCACTCAACAATCAGCAAGTATTTCAACGGAATCTGCTATTGCATTTATAAATGAAGCAGAAGCTGAATTAGCTCAATTATCCGTTGAAGGTGCTCGAACCGAATGGGTTTACAGTAATTTTATTACTGAAGATACTGCAGCGATGTCGGCAGCGATTGGTGAAAAGCTGACATCACGATCAGTATACTTTGCTACAGAAGCAGCTAAGTATGCCGATGTAAAACTTGATCCAATCAATGCGCGTAAACTTCACATCCTTCGCAGTAGCTTAGTACTACCAGCCCCATTAGATCCTGCTAAAAATGCAGAGCTTGCGCAAATTAGTTCAGAATTAAATGGCTTATATGGTAAAGGTAAATATTGTTTCGCTGATGGTCGTTGCATGACTCAGCCAGAGCTGTCAGCGTTGATGGCAGACTCTAAAGATCCTGCAATTTTATTAGAAGCATGGCAAGGCTGGCGTGAAATTGCCAAACCAATGCGACCTTTATTCAAACGCGAGGTTGAGCTCGCTAATGAAGGCGCACGCGATCTCGGCTTTACAGACCTCTCAGAGCTTTGGCGTAGCCAATATGATATGAAACCTGATGATTTTTCAAATGAACTAGATAGGTTATGGGGAGATATTAAACCACTTTATGATTCACTACATTGTTATGTACGTGGTGAGTTAAACGAACAATATGGCGATACTATTGTACCAAATCAAGGCCCTATCCCAGCGCATTTATTAGGTAATATGTGGGCTCAGCAATGGGGCACAATATATGATTCTGTTGCGCCGCAAGATGCAGATCCAGGCTATGATGTCACCGCATTGCTAGAAGAGAATCAATATGATGAAATTAAGATGGTCAAACAAGCTGAAGGCTTCTTTTCTTCACTAGGTTTTAGTCCATTGCCTGATACTTTCTGGACTCGGTCGTTGTTTGTTCAACCAAAAGACCGTGATGTCGTTTGCCACGCTTCTGCTTGGGATTTAGATAACGAAGATGATATCCGCATTAAAATGTGTATTCAAAAAACAGCGGAAGACTTTACAGTCATTCACCATGAACTGGGTCATAACTATTATCAACGTGCCTACAAAAACCAACCACATTTGTTTAAAGGCTCTGCTAATGATGGCTTTCATGAAGCAATTGGTGACACTATCGCCCTCTCCATTACACCCAGTTATTTAAAACAAATTGGCTTACTAGAACAAGTACCTGACGAATCGAAAGATATAGGTTTATTACTCAAACAAGCATTAGACAAAATCGCTTTCATGCCTTTTGGTTTAATGATTGATCAATGGCGCTGGAAAGTGTTCAACGGTGAGATTTCACCAGAGCAATATAACCAAGCATGGTGGGATCTGCGTGAAAAGTACCAAGGTGTAGCAGCACCAATAGCACGAACTGAGGCTGACTTTGACCCTGGCGCCAAATATCATGTACCTGGTAATGTGCCATATACACGTTATTTTTTAGCTCACGTATTACAGTTCCAATTCCATCAATCATTATGTGAAATAGCGGGTAACGAAGGACCAGTTCACCGTTGTAGTATTTACGGTAATAAAGATGCGGGTCATAAGTTAAATGAAATGCTAGAAGCTGGATTAAGCCAACCTTGGCCTGAAGCACTTAATATAGTGACTGGCACTAAAGCAATGGATGCAAACGCAGTTTTAGATTATTTTGCGCCTTTACATGTATGGCTCGACAAACAAAACCAATCTAAAAGCCGTCAATGTGGCTGGTAA
- the smrA gene encoding DNA endonuclease SmrA, producing MSVDDTALFLAEMGDVKPLTTNDKVFVSSKQLDTDAHRARRKAAMQNEYLAKLPIEPRLLTPIAPDEIMSYKRNGVQEEVFRHLRLGKYKKQTVLDLHAYRLSQARELLVETIIQAQERGERNLLIIHGKGVNNKPYPALMKSAVNDWLMQFEQVQAFHSATREQGGTGALFVMLVKSDEQRIVSGETNRKGSGFR from the coding sequence ATGAGCGTTGATGATACAGCATTATTTTTAGCTGAAATGGGCGACGTTAAACCATTAACCACTAATGACAAGGTATTTGTCTCATCAAAACAACTTGATACGGATGCACATCGAGCAAGACGTAAAGCTGCAATGCAAAATGAGTATTTGGCGAAATTACCCATTGAACCAAGGTTATTAACTCCAATAGCGCCTGACGAGATAATGAGTTACAAACGAAATGGTGTCCAAGAAGAAGTGTTCCGCCATTTGCGTTTAGGCAAATACAAAAAGCAAACAGTATTAGATTTGCATGCCTATCGATTGAGTCAAGCCAGAGAGTTGCTTGTTGAAACGATTATTCAAGCACAAGAAAGAGGCGAACGAAATTTATTAATCATTCATGGTAAAGGAGTGAATAATAAACCCTATCCAGCGCTTATGAAATCTGCGGTCAACGATTGGTTGATGCAGTTTGAACAAGTACAAGCATTTCACAGTGCGACCCGTGAACAAGGCGGAACTGGTGCATTGTTTGTGATGTTAGTTAAGTCTGATGAGCAACGCATTGTATCAGGAGAAACGAATAGAAAAGGCAGTGGCTTTCGGTAA
- a CDS encoding TetR/AcrR family transcriptional regulator, protein MASRTDTKTRILDAAEKLFAERGFSETSLRLITSKAEVNLASVNYHFGSKKELIRAVLARYLDVFMPSAASEIKRLFKNPELANLNEIFSSLIKPLLELNQVRQGGTTIFLQLLGRGYIESQGHLRWFITTHYGEYLQVFVKAVSASAPHIPPAEMFWRLHFTLGTIVFTMASADALNEIAEADYGEHNDTEAIIRKVIPYMAAGVSVPILGKE, encoded by the coding sequence ATGGCAAGCAGAACTGATACAAAAACAAGAATTCTCGATGCTGCTGAAAAACTTTTTGCAGAAAGAGGTTTTTCTGAAACATCTTTGAGGCTAATTACCAGCAAAGCTGAAGTAAATTTGGCCTCTGTGAACTATCATTTTGGTTCAAAGAAAGAGTTAATTCGCGCTGTTTTAGCACGGTATTTAGATGTGTTTATGCCTAGCGCAGCATCTGAAATTAAAAGACTTTTTAAGAATCCAGAGCTGGCGAATTTGAATGAAATTTTTTCATCACTAATAAAGCCGCTTTTAGAATTAAATCAAGTTAGGCAAGGTGGTACAACCATCTTTCTTCAATTACTGGGTCGTGGATATATAGAAAGCCAAGGCCATTTAAGATGGTTTATCACTACGCATTACGGTGAATACTTACAAGTGTTTGTTAAAGCCGTTTCAGCTAGTGCGCCACATATTCCGCCTGCTGAGATGTTTTGGCGACTACACTTTACCTTAGGCACCATCGTTTTCACTATGGCATCAGCTGATGCATTAAATGAAATCGCAGAGGCTGACTACGGTGAACATAATGATACTGAAGCGATTATTCGTAAGGTTATTCCATATATGGCAGCTGGTGTATCTGTACCGATTTTAGGAAAGGAATAA
- a CDS encoding YybH family protein — protein MLLSINALAGKTPETTLSDNDIINNNYKTFHTGFENLDLDFINKIYTDDATYISEVLDQEIVIGKQNILDLYTVFFKKIAKKDAHIEVDFRVINRELTESSATDVGYYLVRFHPRKETGDPTSVFSGKFVLVSRKTAKDQWQFIVDSNTKTDPKYYFTAKPVSNLYYGRQFNQAPKPDIIIETESEQNTQQPIDSTDAHNH, from the coding sequence ATGCTTCTCAGCATCAATGCCTTAGCAGGAAAAACACCTGAAACAACTTTGTCAGACAACGACATCATTAATAATAATTATAAAACCTTCCACACAGGTTTCGAGAATCTTGATCTGGATTTTATTAATAAAATATACACGGATGATGCCACATATATATCTGAGGTGTTAGATCAAGAAATCGTCATCGGTAAACAAAATATTCTCGATCTCTATACGGTATTTTTCAAGAAAATAGCCAAAAAAGATGCTCATATTGAAGTTGATTTTAGAGTGATTAACCGTGAATTAACTGAATCAAGTGCCACAGATGTTGGTTACTACCTAGTAAGGTTTCATCCTCGTAAAGAAACTGGCGATCCTACAAGTGTTTTCTCTGGTAAGTTTGTTTTAGTATCACGAAAGACAGCGAAAGATCAGTGGCAATTTATTGTTGATTCAAACACTAAAACAGATCCTAAGTACTATTTTACCGCCAAGCCTGTTTCAAACTTATATTACGGCAGACAATTCAACCAAGCCCCCAAACCAGACATCATCATTGAAACTGAATCAGAACAAAATACGCAGCAGCCTATAGATTCGACAGATGCCCATAATCATTAA
- a CDS encoding sensor domain-containing phosphodiesterase, whose product MKQNEQQHLLELIVNSKAKEKGDFTATSELACKLLLKYFNATCVSVISLRNKALEQKVVACASPNTAMVEVTKKFRHKHFASELYFDEIRRYRHIVSNISPTDKRLTCFSEYYLQSGIQSNLDVAIRINGHIEGLLCIEFDHQIELPKQSIEFACQFADQLALTLATRYAYDKDERLTLFHSATEQAKHVLMLVNLKNQIIEYINPAHEKMTGLSRDVVQNNELITLDFFRGKRELANELTQELIAGKTVQGETELQRIDGTNYWVQYQASRFVTEQGNYYALVSCLDVSEQRRHKDELEKLAWNCTLTGLHNRLHFTQQLDVTSEGVLILIDLMGFKRFNDTSGHEQGDSLLTEVARRLKHFAESNGAIDVARVGSDEFALILPAIHSSDILEETIVKLYQKLSVPSVIGREKVDPKAAIAVVDIAPVVGEFSPLSCADIALQYAKKKAMMNYQIFNDDLLATFKNNAEIERDLQTAIRGRQFELYYQPLMDLKNHKFIGAEALIRWHHPKKGVLYPGAFIDIAEQTGMINAIGDWVLEAACKQLNLWQRKNVDIVMHVNVAARQFFSGNLFEQVWNLVTRYRLKPQSLILEITETELMGDVRHATCLCQELADLGVGLAIDDFGTGYSSMRYLKQFPITKLKIDRSFISDLTTSHQSREIVSAIIAMAKALNISLTAEGVETKEQELFLEDSLCNHAQGYLYSPAIRENEFSRFISEQNETVH is encoded by the coding sequence ATGAAGCAAAATGAGCAACAACATTTATTAGAGTTAATTGTTAACTCAAAAGCAAAAGAAAAGGGCGACTTTACTGCGACCTCTGAACTTGCCTGTAAATTGTTATTGAAATACTTTAATGCGACTTGTGTATCAGTTATTTCGCTACGAAATAAAGCACTTGAGCAAAAAGTCGTTGCTTGCGCCTCACCCAACACAGCTATGGTTGAAGTCACCAAGAAATTCCGTCATAAGCACTTTGCATCAGAGCTGTATTTTGATGAAATCCGACGTTATCGACACATTGTCAGTAATATTTCTCCTACAGATAAACGCCTTACTTGCTTTTCTGAGTATTATCTCCAGTCTGGAATCCAATCAAATTTAGATGTCGCAATTCGAATCAATGGTCATATTGAAGGACTACTGTGCATTGAATTTGATCACCAAATTGAACTGCCAAAACAGTCGATTGAATTTGCTTGTCAATTTGCAGACCAATTAGCACTGACACTTGCCACCCGTTACGCTTATGACAAAGACGAACGTTTAACCTTGTTCCATAGTGCAACAGAGCAAGCTAAACATGTGTTGATGTTGGTTAACTTAAAAAATCAAATTATTGAGTATATCAATCCTGCACATGAAAAAATGACAGGGCTGTCTCGTGACGTTGTGCAAAACAATGAACTCATTACCTTGGACTTCTTTAGAGGTAAGCGTGAGCTTGCTAATGAATTAACACAAGAATTGATAGCGGGTAAAACCGTTCAAGGCGAAACCGAACTACAACGAATCGACGGCACAAATTATTGGGTACAATATCAAGCAAGTCGTTTCGTTACCGAGCAAGGCAACTATTACGCATTGGTGTCGTGTTTAGATGTTTCAGAACAGCGACGTCATAAAGATGAACTTGAAAAGCTCGCATGGAACTGCACGTTAACGGGTTTACACAATCGACTACATTTTACTCAACAGCTCGACGTCACGTCTGAAGGTGTTCTGATACTAATCGATTTAATGGGCTTTAAGCGTTTCAATGACACAAGTGGTCATGAGCAAGGGGATTCGTTGCTCACTGAAGTGGCAAGAAGACTCAAGCATTTTGCTGAAAGTAACGGTGCAATTGATGTTGCCCGAGTAGGCAGCGATGAGTTTGCGTTGATTTTACCAGCGATACATTCAAGTGACATTTTAGAAGAAACGATTGTTAAGCTATATCAAAAGCTTAGTGTTCCATCTGTGATCGGAAGAGAAAAAGTTGACCCGAAAGCCGCTATTGCTGTGGTTGATATTGCGCCTGTTGTTGGAGAGTTTTCACCGCTTTCTTGCGCTGATATTGCGCTTCAATATGCGAAAAAGAAAGCTATGATGAATTATCAAATTTTTAATGATGATTTATTAGCGACCTTTAAAAATAATGCAGAAATTGAACGTGACTTACAAACAGCAATACGTGGACGTCAGTTCGAGCTTTATTACCAACCTTTAATGGATTTAAAGAACCATAAGTTCATTGGCGCAGAAGCCTTAATACGTTGGCATCACCCTAAGAAAGGAGTGCTCTACCCAGGCGCATTCATTGATATTGCCGAACAAACGGGCATGATCAATGCCATCGGAGATTGGGTATTAGAAGCTGCTTGTAAACAACTTAACTTATGGCAGCGTAAAAATGTCGATATTGTTATGCATGTTAACGTAGCGGCAAGACAATTCTTTAGCGGGAATTTATTTGAGCAAGTTTGGAATTTAGTGACTCGCTACCGTTTAAAGCCACAAAGCTTGATATTAGAAATTACCGAAACTGAATTAATGGGTGATGTGCGCCATGCGACTTGTTTGTGTCAAGAGTTGGCTGATTTAGGGGTAGGCTTGGCCATTGATGATTTTGGTACGGGTTACAGTTCAATGCGTTATTTAAAACAGTTCCCAATCACCAAATTAAAAATCGACCGTTCTTTTATTTCAGATTTAACGACCAGTCATCAAAGCAGAGAAATTGTAAGTGCGATTATCGCAATGGCGAAAGCATTAAATATTTCACTGACGGCTGAAGGGGTAGAGACAAAAGAACAAGAGTTGTTTTTAGAAGATAGTCTTTGTAATCACGCTCAAGGCTATTTATACAGTCCCGCTATAAGAGAAAATGAGTTCTCTCGGTTCATTTCTGAGCAAAATGAAACGGTACATTAA
- a CDS encoding YchJ family protein: MNTRLINTQTAKTQMANTRCPCGQNQHYSECCEPYHLNVNTAADVETLMRSRYCAFVFQEFQYLLDTHHPDFLNGLTIALLAENASSTTWLGLTVDEANQTANHGTVTFKAWFLHDGIIDAIFETSQFERVGGQWFYTTGEQKQAKLPKRNETCICHSGKKFKTCCLKKIS; encoded by the coding sequence ATGAATACTCGTTTAATCAATACTCAAACAGCTAAGACGCAAATGGCCAATACAAGGTGCCCTTGCGGTCAAAATCAACACTATTCTGAGTGCTGTGAGCCTTATCACTTAAACGTAAATACAGCAGCTGACGTAGAGACATTAATGCGCTCTCGTTACTGCGCTTTTGTATTTCAAGAATTTCAATATTTACTCGATACCCATCACCCTGATTTTCTGAACGGACTTACCATTGCCTTACTCGCTGAAAATGCGTCATCAACAACTTGGCTGGGATTAACTGTCGATGAGGCCAATCAAACCGCTAACCATGGTACTGTCACCTTTAAAGCATGGTTCTTACATGATGGTATTATTGATGCCATTTTTGAAACATCACAATTTGAGCGTGTAGGTGGACAATGGTTCTATACTACTGGCGAGCAAAAACAAGCTAAATTACCAAAACGTAATGAAACGTGTATCTGCCACAGCGGCAAAAAGTTTAAAACCTGTTGTTTAAAGAAAATAAGTTAA
- a CDS encoding DUF406 family protein, whose product MIKTITQQEVQVSDSCNDCGSFVDIGTVIDEQDTRLILKITGDAVAEEAEDIITKAKIRFDSVKVNSEQTEADITVIIDFEFTAEKMIFQLENGL is encoded by the coding sequence ATGATTAAAACAATTACCCAGCAAGAAGTTCAGGTAAGCGATAGCTGTAATGATTGTGGATCATTTGTCGATATTGGCACTGTAATTGACGAGCAGGATACACGCCTTATTTTGAAAATTACTGGTGATGCAGTTGCCGAAGAAGCAGAAGATATCATTACTAAAGCAAAAATTCGTTTTGACTCAGTTAAGGTTAATAGCGAGCAAACGGAAGCAGATATTACAGTCATTATAGATTTTGAATTCACTGCTGAAAAAATGATCTTTCAATTAGAGAATGGCTTGTAA